The Streptomyces sp. NBC_00483 genome contains the following window.
CAGCCCGCCCGCGACGAGCCCCGCCGCCGAGATCCCGAACAACTTCACGGCGCCGCTGGTGAGTTCGCCGTCCCGCAGAGCACCCAGATGGGCCCGGAAGCCGCGCCGCGGATCACCGGCCCCCGCCACGTCGTCGTATCCACCGCAGGCCCCGGCCACGAGCGTGGCGAGCACTGCGGCGCCGCGCGCGCCCGGCTCCGCCGCGACGAGCGCCCCCGCCGCGACTCCCACCGTGGCGGCGGGCCCCGGACACAGATCGACGGTCCGCCCCGCGTAATTCTTCCGCTCCCCGACACCGTCGGGCTTCACACGCCGCAAAAGACTGAGCACACCACGGGTGACACCTGCAGCGACTGCGGCGGAATCAAGCCTCGCCAGTGGTCGAGGCGCAGGGCCCCAATCAAGCCCCGCCGGCGATTGAGGCGCGGGGTCCGGGGCAGAGCCCCGCGACCGGCGGACGCCCGACCGCAACGACAACATCACGCATCCGCCCGAGCCGCCGCCAACAACTCTTCCGCATGCGCCCGCGCCGTCTCCGAGTCCTCCTGACCCGCCAACATCCGCGACAACTCCCGCACCCGGTCCTCACCTTCGAGCACCGTCACCCCGGAACTCGTCACGGACCCGTCGTGGGTCTTCTCGACCAGGAGCTGCCGGTCGGCGAACGCGGCGACCTGCGGCAGGTGCGTGACGACCACGACCTGCGCCGACCTGGCGAGCTTGGCGAGGCGCCTGCCGATCTCGACGGCGGCCTTGCCGCCCACGCCCGCGTCGACCTCGTCGAAGAGATACGTAGGTACCGGATCGTTGCCCGCGAAGACGACCTCCACGGCGAGCATCACGCGCGACAGCTCACCGCCGGACGCGCCCTTCGCGATGGGCCGGGGCGGCGCGCCGGGGTGCGGGGCGAGCAGCAGCTCGACCTCGTCGACACCACTGGGCCCGCACACCACGTTCCGCCCGTCGACCTCGACGCCGTCGGCGGCGTCCGTCTCGGTATGCCGGATGTCGAAGGAGACCCGGGCGTGCGGCATCGCCAGCGAGGAGAGTTCCTCGGTCACCGCGGCCGCGAAGCGGTCGGCCGCCTCCACGCGCGCGTGGGTCAGTTCCTGCGCCAGTACGCCCAGTTCGCCGCGGAGCGACTCGCGCTCCGCGGTCAGCTCGCCGATCCGCTCGTCGTCGCCGTCGAGCTCGAGAAGGCGCGCGGCGCTCGCCTCGGCCCAGGCCAGCACCGCCGTCACGTCCTCGCCGTACTTGCGGGTGAGCGTCGTGAGTGCCGCCCGCCGCTCCTCCACCGCGGAGAGCCGCAGCGGGTCGGCGTCCAAATCGTCCGCGTAGCCCGCGAGTTCGGCGGCGACATCGGTGAGCAGGATCTGCACCTCGCCGATCCGCTCCGCGAGCGTGCCGAGCGACGAGTCGTGGGAGCGCACGGCCTCCAGGGCCCGGTGCGCACCGCCGACCAGCGTCTGCGCGTCGACGCCCTCCGGGTCCTCGGGGTTCCCTGCGAGCGCGGCGTGCGCGGCGGCCGCCGCCGAGGCCAGCGCCTCCGCGTGGCCCAGCCGGGAGGCCTCCTCGGCCAGCTCCACGTCCTCGCCGGCCCTGGGCTCCACGGCGCCGATCTCTTCGAGCCCGAAGCGCAGCAGATCCGCCTCCTGCGCCCGCTCGCGGGCGCGCGTGGTGATCTCCTCCAGCTCGGTGCCGACGGCCCTCAGCCGCTTGTATACGGCTCCGTACTTGGCGAGCGGCGCCGCGACGGCGTCCCCCGCGTACCGGTCGAGCGCCTGCCGCTGCCGGCCGAGCTTCAACAGTCCCTGCTGGTCGGTCTGGCCGTGCACGGCGACCAGTTCGTCGGCCAGCTCGCCCAGCACACCCACCGGCACGGACCGCCCGCCCAGGTGCGCCCGGGAGCGCCCCTCGGCGGACACGGTGCGGCTGAGCAGCAGCACCCCGTCCTCGAGCTCGGCCCCGGCCTCCTCGGCCCGCTCGCGCGCGCCCGAGTCGGCGGGCACGGCGATGCGCCCCTCGACCACGGCGTTCTTCGCGCCGATCCGTACGAGCGCGGGGTCGGCCCTCCCGCCCAGCAGCAAGCCGAGACTGGTGACGACCATGGTCTTGCCCGCGCCCGTCTCACCGGTGACCGCCGTGAAGCCGGGCGAAAGCTCGACCACGGCGTCGTCGATGACTCCGAGCGACCGTATCCGCATCTCCTCCAACACGCCTCTGACCTTACGAGGTCGAAGGCCGTCCGTGCGACGGACCCCGGCCCCCTACCCCGATTCCGCAGGTAGGAGGGCCGTTACGGCGACAAACCTTCACGCCGCCGTCACTCGAACGTGCCGGTCAGTGCGGGGCGCCGCGCCACCCGGCGACCGGGAGCGCGAACTTGGCCACGAGCCGGTCGGTGAACACCGCGTGGTGCAGCCTGGCCAGCCGGACCGGCACCTCGCCCCGGCGCACCTCGATCCGCGCGCCCGGCGGCAGCTCCACGGTCCGCCGGCCGTCGCACCACAGCACGCCGTGCGGCGTGTGCTGCTGCACCTCGACGGCGAGCACCGAGTCCGGCGACGTGATGAGCGGCTTGGCGAACAGGGCGTGCGCGCTGATCGGCACCATGAGCAGCGCCTCGACCTCGGGCCACACCACGGGGCCGCCGGCGGAGAACGCGTAGGCCGTGGACCCGGTCGGGGTCGCGCACACGATGCCGTCGCAGCCGAATCCCGTGACGGGCCGGCCGTCGATCTCGAGCACGACCTCCAGCATCCGCTCGGGCTCGATCTTCTGGACGGCCGCCTCGTTGAGCGCCCAGTCCCGGTGCACGACGTCGCCGTTGCGGTGCACGGCGACGTCGATCGTCATGCGCTCCTCGACCTCGTACTCCTTGGTGACGACGCGGTCGACGACCTTGTCCAGGTCGTCGCGCTCCGCCTCCGCGAGGAAGCCGACGCGGCCCAGGTTCACCCCGAGCATCGGCACCCCGGACGCCCGCGCGAACTCGGCGCCGCGCAGCAGCGTCCCGTCCCCGCCGAGCACGATGAGCAGCTCACAGCCGTCGAGACAGGCCGGCGTGGCCTCCTTCACCGTTTCCACGGAGTCGGGCAGCGGCAGGTCCTCGGCCTCGGACTCCAGTACCCGCACGCCGAGGCCGCTGCGCAGCAGCCCCTGTACGACGAGTTCGGCGCTGCGGATCGCAGCGGGCCGCCCCGTGTGGGCGAGCAGGAAAACCGTACGAGCTCGGGTCTGTGTCAACGCGGCCCCTCCGCCACTGCGCGATCTACGTCGGCCGGGTCGAGCTGATCCGCCCCGGCACGCAGC
Protein-coding sequences here:
- the recN gene encoding DNA repair protein RecN, giving the protein MRIRSLGVIDDAVVELSPGFTAVTGETGAGKTMVVTSLGLLLGGRADPALVRIGAKNAVVEGRIAVPADSGARERAEEAGAELEDGVLLLSRTVSAEGRSRAHLGGRSVPVGVLGELADELVAVHGQTDQQGLLKLGRQRQALDRYAGDAVAAPLAKYGAVYKRLRAVGTELEEITTRARERAQEADLLRFGLEEIGAVEPRAGEDVELAEEASRLGHAEALASAAAAAHAALAGNPEDPEGVDAQTLVGGAHRALEAVRSHDSSLGTLAERIGEVQILLTDVAAELAGYADDLDADPLRLSAVEERRAALTTLTRKYGEDVTAVLAWAEASAARLLELDGDDERIGELTAERESLRGELGVLAQELTHARVEAADRFAAAVTEELSSLAMPHARVSFDIRHTETDAADGVEVDGRNVVCGPSGVDEVELLLAPHPGAPPRPIAKGASGGELSRVMLAVEVVFAGNDPVPTYLFDEVDAGVGGKAAVEIGRRLAKLARSAQVVVVTHLPQVAAFADRQLLVEKTHDGSVTSSGVTVLEGEDRVRELSRMLAGQEDSETARAHAEELLAAARADA
- a CDS encoding NAD kinase, which encodes MTQTRARTVFLLAHTGRPAAIRSAELVVQGLLRSGLGVRVLESEAEDLPLPDSVETVKEATPACLDGCELLIVLGGDGTLLRGAEFARASGVPMLGVNLGRVGFLAEAERDDLDKVVDRVVTKEYEVEERMTIDVAVHRNGDVVHRDWALNEAAVQKIEPERMLEVVLEIDGRPVTGFGCDGIVCATPTGSTAYAFSAGGPVVWPEVEALLMVPISAHALFAKPLITSPDSVLAVEVQQHTPHGVLWCDGRRTVELPPGARIEVRRGEVPVRLARLHHAVFTDRLVAKFALPVAGWRGAPH